The Vannielia litorea genome segment GTCGATCTCGGGGTGATCCGGGGCGTGGGCTACGAGGGCGATACGCTCATAGTGACCGTGACGCCGACCTACTCGGGCTGCCCGGCGACGGCGGTGATCAACATGGATATCGAGGCGGCCTTGCGGGCGGCGGGGGTGGCGCAGCTGGAGCTGCGTCGCCAGCTCGCCCCGCCGTGGACGACCAATTGGCTCAGTGCCGAGGGGCGGGCGAAGCTGGAGGCCTATGGCATCGCGCCGCCGCAACCTGTGGGCGGGCCGGAGCGGTGCCCGCGCTGTGCGAGCGGGAACCTCCACAAGATCAGCCAGTTCGGCTCGACGCCCTGCAAGGCGCAATGGCGCTGCGGCGACTGCCTCGAACCTTTCGACCACTTCAAGTGCATCTGAAAGGGCATCCGACATGGCCCAATTTCTCCCCCTGACCGTGACCGACGTGCGGCCCACCACCCGCGAGGCGGTGGTGGTGACGCTTCAGCCCGACGACCCGGAGGCCTTTGCCTTCACCCAAGGCCAATATCTGACCTTCCGGCAGGAGATCGACGGCACCGAGATCCGGCGCAGTTATTCGATCTGCTGCGGCGTGGGCGAGGGGTTGCAGGTGGGGATCAAGCGGGTCGAGGGCGGCGCGTTTTCATCCTGGGCGAATGACAATCTGAAGCCGGGTATGCGACTGGAGGCTATGCCGCCCTCGGGGCGGTTCTTCGTGACGCTGGGCGAGGCGCCCAAGCATTACCTCGCCTTCGCGGGTGGCTCGGGGATCACCCCCGTTTTGTCGCTCATCCGCACCACGCTGGCCGCCGAACCGCAGAGCCGCTTCACGCTGGTCTATGCCAACCGGGCGGCGGCGACGGTGATGTTCCGCGAGGAGCTGGAAGACCTGAAGAACCGGCACATGGGGCGGTTCCGGGTGATCCATGTGCTGGAGCATGATGGGCAGGAGGTGCCGCTGTTTTCGGGCCGGGTGGACGGCGAGAAGGTGGCGGCGCTGTTCGGCGGCTTGATCGAGCCGGAGGGGGTGGACGTGGCTTTCATCTGCGGGCCGGAGCCGATGATGCTGGCGATCTCGGAGGCGTTGAAGGCCGCGGGGCTTTCGGGCGATCAGATCAGGTTCGAGCTGTTCAAATCCGACCAGCCGGGGCGGTTGCCGCAACGGGTGGTGGCGGCGCTGGCAGAGGGGGCCAAAGGCGCGGAGGCGAAGGTAACGCTGGACGGCGTGACGCGGACGCTGACGGTGGAGCCGGGGCAGACGGTGCTGGAGGCGGGATTGGCAGCCTCGATGGAGGTGCCGTTCTCCTGCCGCGCGGGGGTGTGCTCCACCTGCCGCTGCCGGGTGCTGGAGGGCGAGGTGGAGATGGCGGCGAACTACGCGCTGGAGGATGACGAGGTGGCGAAGGGCTATGTGCTGAGCTGCCAGAGCCATGTGATCTCGGAGCGGGTGGTGGTGAGCTACGACGAGTAGGGGCGGGTGAGGGTGCGGCATGAGGCCAGCGCCCGCACCGCGCGGGGCGCCTCTCATCCCACGGTGGCATCAATGCTGCGCGCGTCGGTTTCGTTTAGCGCAATCTCACCGAAGCGCCCGCCCCGTGGCGGGGCGGTGCGGGCGCTGGCCGGCGGTGCCGGCCGGGTACTCCATCGAGGCGTGGAATCTGCCCAAAGGCAGGGTAGGCTCTCCCGATGAACTGGACCGCCCAGATCGATGGCTATTGTGAGCGGCTCTCCCCGGCGTTCTGGGCGGAGCCGATCAATGCTGTCACCAACGCGGCCTTTTTGGTGGCGGCGCTGGTGGCCTTTCTCCATGCGCGGCGGATCGGGCAGGCGCGGGGGCCGGTGCTGGTGCTCTGCCTGCTGCTCGCGGCCATCGGGCTCGGCTCCTTTGCCTTTCATACCTTCGCCACGCGCTGGGCGGCGCTGGCCGATGTGGCGCCGATCCAGCTCTTCTCGCTGGTGGCGCTCGGGGCCGGGGTGCATCGGTTCACCGGGGCGCGCTGGCGAAGGACGGCGCTGCTGGTGCCCATGGTGCTGGCGCTGCTGATCGCTGCCATATGGGGGTTTGCGCAAGTCGCCCCGCCCGCGCTGCGGGGCGCGGTGGGCTATGCGCCTGCGTTCCTGTCACTCTGGGGCTTTGCGGTGCTGCTTGCGGTGCAGGGCAGCCCGCTCGCACGGACGATGGCGGTGGCGGCGCTGGTGTTTACCCTGTCGCTCACCGCGCGGACGCTGGACCTGCCGTTCTGTGACGCGATCCCGCTTGGCACTCATTGGCTCTGGCACCTGCTGAACGCGGTCACGCTGGCGCTGGTGATCCGTGTGCTGGCCGGGCAGGGGGCGATTATCCGCCGCAGATAGGGGCGGCGGGCGGATGGCCCACCCTACTTGTCGACCGGGAGCCCGCTGGGCACGGCATCCGGCACGCCGAGGCGGCCGTCGATGGCGGGTTGGTCGGTGAGGCTTTCGAGAAAGGCCATGAGCAGCGCCACATCGGCATCGCTCAGGGGCCGGTCCTCCACCACGATGGCAGCCTCCAGCGCGGCGCGGTCGGCGGCGTCGGAGAGGGGGCCCAATGCTTCATGCTCCAGCGCGGCGAGCCGGGCGGGCGTGCCATCATAGGCGGCGAGCGCGGCGCGGGGGGCGGCGTGGGCGCGCAGGAAGGCCTCCAGATCGGCATAGGCGCCGGAGTGGCCATAGGGCGCGGTGGCGGTGACGTTGCGCAGGGAGGGCGTGCGGAAGGCGTAGGCATCTGCCGGGTCGCCGGTGACGCCCATGCGGCCCACGTCGCGGTGGTGGGTCTCGAAGGCGAGGCGCTTGCCGGGGCCGATCTGCGGCACGCCCATGGCGTGAAAGCCGTGGTCGGTTTGCAGGGCGCCGGCGTGGCAGCCGGAGCAGCCTGCCGTGCCATAGAAGAGCTGCGCGCCCGCGAGCGCCTCTGCCGAAAGCGCGGCCTCATCACCGCGCAGGAAGGCATCGAAGGGCGCGGCATCGGCCCGCCATTCGAAGGCCATGAAGGCGGCGATGGCGTTGGAGATATCGGTAAAATGCAGCGGGCGGCCTGCGGCGACCTCGGGATAGACCGCCTCGAACCGCTGCTGGTAGTCGCCCGCGCCTTCGACGCGGCGCGCGATGATATCCCACGCGCCGCCGGGCCCGGTGATCCGGCCCGAGCGGGTGGCCTTTGAGATGTCATTCTCGCGAACGTGGCCTGCCATCTCGTCGGCGGAGAGCACGGGGAACATGGTTTGCGCCGAGAGGATGCCGGAAAAGCCGACCTCCATGTCTTCGCCCATCGGGGTGCGGAAGCCGGATTTGCGGCTCGGGTCCACCTCGATCCGGCCATCGTGGAAGAGCACGGTGAACTGGTGCGCGCCGAGGTTGAAGAGGGCGGGCGCGTTGCGGGGGATGAACTCGTCGGGGTAATTCGCCGGGTCCGCCACGCGGTCAGGTCCGAGGCCTGCGCCGCCCTCACCCATGCCGAGGGAGAGGCCGTCGGAGGTGGCGAAGCGCGGGTGGTGGCAGGTGGCGCAGGCGATGTTGCGGTTGCCCGAGAGGATGGGGTCGTAGAAGAGCAGTTGGCCGAGCGCGGCTTCGGCCTCGTTCACTGCGATGAAATCGGCATCGGTCAGGGGCGCGGGGAACTCCTGCGCGAAGGCGGGCGCGGCGAGCAGCAGGGCGAGCGCGAGGCTACGCATAGGCCTTGGCCTTCTCCTCGAGCGAGATCACCCGGGGCTCCGCCAGCGGCGCCCCGCCGGGAAAGAGCGGGTGGCGCTTGTGCGCGCCTTTCAGCCAGCCGCCGAACATGATGCGCCCGATGGAGAGGAAGACGCCGAAGGTGGAGCCGGAGGTGGGCGGCAGCCCCTCGGGCAGGGGGCGCTCCTTGGGCACGTTCACCCGCGCCTTCACCGGGCCGAGGGCGTCCGGGTTCGCGATGCCGTGGGTGATTGCCCCGAAGAACGGGTAGCGCGGGCCGGGGCCGGTGTTGCCCAGCGGCGTGTTGCAGCAGGCGGTGTACCAGCGGGCGAGGCCATTGGGGCTGAGACGGAGAGCCGCGATGTGCTCCTTGCCTTGGGTGATCGAGAGCCGGTCGCAGCGGAACTGGATGATATCGGTGCCGTCCGCGGGGCCGAGAATGTCATCGCGCCCCAGCACACGGGCGAAGGCGCGGCAGGAGTTGCAGTGGCAGATTACCCGGTTGCCCTGCGGCGGCGCGGGGCGGGCAGTGATGGCAAGCTTCACCTTGCCGCAATCGCAGGTGAGCGTGATGGGGTCGGGCATGGGTGGTCTCCTCCGGGGCGGAGGTTAGGGCAGGTGGGGCGGAGGGGGAAGGGGTGCTCCGGCGCATGGTGGTAACGGGTGCAGGGGAGAACATAGGGAACTCGCAGCGCAGGTGACCGCTTTGAGCCCAATCCAACCTAGCTATGCTAAAGGGTTTGTGCTTCGTACTCGTCGCGCACATCGTCATCGACCAAAACACCCCTATTGCCTCCGTAGAGCCTATCGTTTTGATCTTTGCGGGGCCCGGAGATCCAATAGAAATCACCGGTTTCGGTTTCGAAGTAGTTTGCTTTGAAACCGGCACCTTTAAGGCTCTGGAAGCGAAGACCTTTGTAGTAAAGGGTCTTGCCCGATTTTGAGAAGTAAACGCGTCCGATCACGGCATGTCCCTCAAGACCTTCGGACTTGGCTTCAATGTACATAATTCGCGAGCGAGACAGCCGGAACTCCTCCGGTAGTGTCGCATCCTGATCGAGTTTCTTTCTCCAATGATCGGCGTGTCGCATTGAGGCGCTCGATTTCTTGATTGCTGTCGCTGCACTGATACCAACAAAGCTGAAAGTCATCAAAGTCCGCTCAGCCGACCGCCATCGCTGCCAACTCCCGAGCTCGTTGTCGGACACTGCTGTTCGCCATGAAGCTGCGCCTGAATCGCGTTCGGCCACACGCGGCGTCGTTTGCTTACAGTAGCCGTGGTGAGGCCCTGCATGTCGATCCACCGGAAAAGCCCCCCATCCCAAAAGTGATTCGAAAATCCCTTCCCATGCGAATCACCTTGCGTTACGGTGGTCTCAGACCCGGAAAACCGGGCGACACGAGGCAGATCAGGCAGTCTGATGACAGAGATGGTTTTTGGCACGGCCCCCGTCCGCACGGGCGAGCCGGTGCTTCCCCGATGGTGGCGGACGATCGACAAGTGGTCGATGTCCTGCATTCTGCTGCTCTTCGGCGTGGGGTTGCTGCTGGGCCTTGCGGCCTCGCCGCCGCTGGCTGCCCGCAACGGGCTGGACCCGTTCTATTACGTGCAGCGGCAGGCCTTCTTCGGTGGACTCTCGCTCGTGGTGATGTTCGCCTTCTCGATGATGAACCCGAGTCTCGTGCGCCGCCTTGCGGTGCTGGGCTTCTTCGTTTCCTTCGTGGCGCTCCTGCTGCTGCCGGTCTTCGGCACCGACTTCGGCAAGGGCGCGACCCGGTGGTTCTCGCTCGGGTTTGCCTCGGTGCAGCCTTCGGAGTTCCTCAAGCCCGGCTTCGTGGTGCTCGCGGCATGGCTGATGGCCGCCTCGCAGCAGGTGGCGGGGCCTCCGGGCAAGTCTTTCTCCTTCATTCTCGCGGTCGTCATCGTGATGCTGCTCGCGCTGCAGCCCGACTTTGGCCAGGCCTGCCTGATCCTCTTTGCATGGGCGGTGATGTACTTCGTCGCCGGTGCGCCGATCACCATCCTCGTCGTGGTGGCGGGGCTCGTGGTGGTGGGCGGCCTCACGGCCTATGAAGGCTCCGAGCACTTTGCCCGCCGGATCGACGGCTTTTTGAACCCCGATCTCGACCCGCGCACCCAGCTTGGCTACGCCACCAATGCGATCCGCGAAGGCGGGTTCTTTGGCGTCGGCGTGGGTGAGGGGCAGGTTAAATGGTCGCTCCCCGATGCGCATACAGACTTCATCATCGCGGTGGCGGCGGAGGAATACGGGCTGGTGCTCGTGCTCGCCATCATCCTGCTCTACGCCACCATCGTCGTGCGCTCGCTGCTGCGGCTGATGCGTGAGCGCGACCCGTTCATCCGGCTGGCGGGCACCGGGCTGGCCTGCATCTTCGGCGTGCAGGCGATGATCAACATGGGGGTGGCCGTGCGGCTGCTGCCTGCCAAGGGCATGACCCTGCCTTTCGTCTCCTACGGCGGCTCGTCGATGATTGCGGGCGGTATCCTCGTGGGGATGCTGCTGGCCTTCACCCGCACGCGCCCGCAGGGACAGATCGGCGACATTCTGCTGCGGAGGCATCCGTGACGCGCGACCTGCTTCATTTTCTTGCTGAAAATACTCAATCCCCCGGCCGCACCCCTCGGAACGCCGGAGCAGACACATGACGCAGCCTCTTCTCATCATCGCCGCCGGTGGCACCGGTGGGCACATGTTTCCGGCGCAGGCGCTGGCCGAGGCGATGCTGGCGCGCGGCTGGCGGGTGAAGCTTTCGACCGATGCGCGGGGCGCGCGCTACACCGGCGCCTTCCCCGAGGCGGTGGAGATCGAGGTGCGCGCCTCGGCCACCTTTGCGCGGGGCGGGGCGCTGGCCAAGCTGGCGGTGCCTTTCCGGATCGCGGGCGGCACGATCTCTTCGGTGATCCGGATGCTGCGCGACAAGCCTGCGGTGGTGGTGGGCTTTGGTGGCTACCCCTCGATCCCGGCGCTGGCGGCCGCGACGATCCTGAAGCGCCCGCGCGCGATCCATGAGCAGAACGGCGTGCTGGGCCGGGTGAACGAGATCTTTGCCAAGCGCGTCCATGCGATTGCCTGCGGCACATGGCCCACGGAATTGCCCGAGGGCGTGCAGGGCCATGACATCGGAAACCCGGTGCGCGCGGCGATCCTTGCCCGCGCCGGGGCGCCCTACATTCCGCCGGGCGATTACCCGCTGTCGCTGCTCGTGATGGGCGGCAGCCAGGGCGCGCGGATCCTCTCCGATGTTGTCCCTGCCGCGATTGCTGCGCTGCCCGAACAGTACCGCCAGCACATCCGCGTGTCGCATCAGGCGCGGCCCGAGGATGAGGCGCGGGTCGTCAGCTTTTACGAGCAGGCGGGTATTGATGCGACGGTGCAGCCCTTCTTTGCCGACGTGCCCGAGCGGATGGCCGAGGCGCAGCTGGTGATCACCCGGGCGGGCGCCTCCACCGTGGCCGACCTCTCGGTGATCGGGCGCCCCTCGATCCTCGTGCCGCTGGCGGCGGCGATCCGCGATGAGCAGACGGCCAATGCCCGCGGGCTGGTTGACGCGGGAGCAGCCATCCTCGTGCCCGAGAAACGGCTTGACCCCGAAAGCCTCGCAGAGCAAATCCAGACAATTCTCGACTTCCCCGAGGGCGCGACGCAGATGGCGCATGCGGCGCTGGCCACCGGCAAACCGGATGCCACGCAGCGTCTGGTGGAGCTGGTCGAGGGGCTGGCAGGCAACGAGATGGCGGCGAAATCGACCGGAGAAAACTTCGGCGAGCAGTGAGTAGAGTGAGGCAGTGACATGGACGGAAGCAATATCATGCAGGGTGTAACCAAACTCCCGACCCAGCTTGGGGCGATCCACTTCGTCGGTATCGGCGGCATCGGCATGTCGGGCATTGCCGAGGTGCTGCTGAACTTCGGCTATCAGGTGCAGGGCTCCGACCTGAAGAAGAGCAAGATCACCGAGCGGCTGGAGCGGCTGGGTGCGAAGGTCTTCGAGGGGCAGGCGGCCGAGAACCTCGAGAGCGCCGAGGTCATCGTGATCTCCAGCGCGATCAAGCCGGGCAACCCCGAGCTGGACGCCGCCCGCGCCAAGGGCCTGCCGGTGGTGCGCCGCGCCGAGATGCTGGCCGAGCTGATGCGGCTGAAATCCAACATCGCCGTCGCTGGCACCCACGGCAAGACGACCACCACGACGCTGGTGGCCGAGCTGCTGGAGAAGGGCGGGATCGACCCGACGGTGATCAACGGCGGGATCATCCATGCCTATGGCTCGAATGCCCGGATGGGGCAGGGCGAGTGGATGGTGGTGGAGGCCGACGAGAGCGACGGCACCTTCAACCGTCTGCCCGCGACCATTGCCATCGTCACCAACATCGACCCCGAGCACATGGAGCACTGGGGCACCGAGGAGGCGCTGCATCAGGGATTCCTCGATTTCGTCTCCAACATCCCGTTCTACGGCCTTGCCGTCTGCTGCACCGATGATGCCGACGTGCAGGCGCTGGTGGGCCGCGTGACCGACCGCCGGGTGGTGACCTACGGCTTCAACGCGCAGGCCGACGTGCGCGCGGTGAACCTGACCTACAAGGCGGGCGTGGCGCATTTTGACGTGCGGTTGCAGACTGAGGACATGGTGATCGAGGGTTGCACCCTGCCGATGCCGGGCGATCACAACGTTTCTAATGCGCTGTCCGCCGTGGCCGTGGCGCGGCATCTCGGCATGAAGGCCGAAGAGATCAAGGCGGCGCTGGCCGGCTTTGGCGGGGTGAACCGCCGCTTTACCCGCGTGGGCGAGGTGAACGGCGTGACCGTGATCGACGATTATGGCCACCATCCCGTGGAGATTGCTGCCGTGCTGAAGGCCGCCCGTCAGGCCACTGAGGGCCGGGTGATCGCGGTGCATCAGCCGCACCGTTACTCGCGCCTATCCAACCTGTTCGACGACTTCTGCGCCTGTTTCAACGAGGCCGATGTGGTGGCCATTGCCGAGGTTTATGCCGCGGGGGAAGACCCGATCCCCGGTGCGAGCCGCGATGATCTGGTGGCCGGGCTCATTGCCCACGGCCACCGCCATGCCCGCGCGATCCTGAGCGAGGATGACCTCGTGCGGCTCGTGCGCGAGCAGGCGGGCGAGGGCGACATGGTGGTCTGCCTCGGCGCCGGTACGATCAGCGCATGGGCCAACAACCTGCCGGAGCGGTTGAAGGGCTGAGGCCGGGAGAGGCCGATGCCTGTTTTCGTGACATTCGCGGCCCTTGGCATGGGCGCCGCCCTCATCGTCGCCCGCCCGCTCTGGGCGTTGACGGTGCTGGTGGTGCTGATGCTGGTGAGCGCGCTGCTCTGGGCCGTGTTCAGCATCGAGCCACGCTGGGCCTCGGGCCTGATCGAACAGAGCGCGCAGGCCGGGGCGGTGGCCCTGGTGCCGCTGGCGCTTGGTGTCGTCGCGGGGCTGGTGCTGCGCCGGATGGGCGTGCGGCATGACTGAGGCGGGCCTCAAACGCCGGATCGGGCCGGGCCTGATGACCGCCTATGGCGTGGGCGTGATGGTGGGCGCAGGGATTTACGTGCTGATCGGCGCGGTGGCCGGGCTGGCGGGCAGCTATGCACCGCTGGCGTTTTTGCTGGCCGGGCTGGTAGCCGCACCTTCGGCGTTGACCTATGCCGAGCTTTCGGCCCGCATCCCCGAAGCGGCGGGCGAGGCGGCCTATGTGGCGCAGGCCTTTGGCACCACTTTGCTGCCGGTCGCCATCGGGCTGGCGATTGTGCTGGCTGGCACCGTTTCGGGCGCGGCGGTGCTGCGCGGGGGCGTGGGCTACCTGACGGCGCTGGTTTCGGTCACGCCGGTCTGGGCGATTGTCGCCATCGGTGCGGCGCTGACGTTGGTGGCCATCGCCGGGGTGCTGGAAAGCCTCGCGCTGGCCGCGCTCTTCACCGTGGTCGAGGTGATCGGGCTGGTGCTGGTCTCAAGTGCGGGCCTGATGGCCGAGCCGGTTGCGGTGGCGGTACCCGAGGTCGCCCCCGGTGCGATGGCGGTGCTGGCAGCCACGGCGCTGGCCTTCTTTGCCTTCATCGGTTTCGAGGATGTGGTGAACATGGCCGAGGAGGCGCGGGAGCCGGAGCGGACCATGCCGCGCGCGATCATCGCCTCGCTGCTGATCACCGCCGTACTCTATGCGCTCGTGAGCTTCGCCGCGCTGCGCGCCGTGCCTGCCGCCGATCTTGCCGCCTCCGAGCGCCCGCTGGCGCTGGTCTGGGAGCGGGCGACGGGGCAGGGCGCAGGCTTTCTGGCCGCCATCGCGGTGCTCGCGGCGCTGAACGGCGTGCTGGCGCAGCTCGTCATGGCGGCCCGCGTGCTCTTTGGCCTTGGCCGCCGCTCCCGCGCCTTTGCCCCCTTCACCCATGCGCACCCGCGCTTCGGCACGCCGGTGCTGGCCTCGCTCACCTGCGGCGCGGCGCTGATCGGCGCGGCCCTTGCCCTGCCGGTGGCGCAACTCGCCGAGATCGCCTCGATGGTGCTGCTGGCGGTCTTTGCCGCCGTTAACACATCGCTGATCGCTCTCAAGCTACACTCGCCGCAGGCGCCCTTTCGGGTGCCGATGGTCGTGCCGGTGGTGGGGCTTGTCGCCGCGCTGGCCGCGCTTGGCCTCTCGCTGGCCGAAAGGATCGCGCCATGAGCCTGCTTCTGATCGCCGCACTTCTGTGGATCTTCGCCGCCACGGCGACGGCCTTTTTGCCGATGCGCTACCAGCTTGTGCCGGGGCTGGCGCTGATCGTTGGCGCAGTGGTGCTGATCGGCCTGTTCTTTGCCGAATTCGGGCCGCTGCCGGGTGTGCTGGCGCTGGCGGTGTTCCTCTCGTTCTTCCGGCGCCCGCTGGGGCACCTCATCCGCAAACTCACCGGGAAGGCCCGCGCATGACGCCATCGCTGATCTGTTTCTTCGCCTGGGCGCTCACCGCGAACCTCGCCGCGATGATCCCTTCGAAAGACAACCACTGGACCCGGGCCTATGTGCTGATCGCCGTGGGCATCCCGCTGCTCGGCTGGGTGACCTACCAGAACGGGCCGCTGATCGGACTGATCTGCATGGCCGCGGGTGCCTCGGTGCTGCGCTGGCCGGTGGTCTACCTCTGGCGCTGGCTGAAAGGCGACCGCAAGGCCGACGGCTGACCGTTGGACACCCTCCCCCTCATTGCCACTCTTTCGGCCCTCCTCTTCGCCCTGACCGCCTACACCCTCCGCCGCCTCTCGACCCTCGGCCCGGCCATCTTGCTGGGCGGGCTTGCGGCGATCTGCGTGGGGCTGTGGTGGGGGACGGATTCACCCGCCCACGAATTTCTCTTCCATTGGGTGCTGCTTCCGGGATTACCGGGAGCTGTAGTCGGCGTGGGGCTGGCGTGGTGGCGCGTTTAGATTCAGGGATGTCTCAAAAGGTTCGACCGTATTCCTCTTGCATCAAAGAAGATGGCAGGCGAACCATGTGAATATGGTGGATGTGAGTGAGATCGACGGAAGAAAGACGCTTCAACTATGGTTGAAGGACCGACCTAAAGACTGGTCCGTCTGGATCGCTCATCGCGCCGCCATGCGTGCTTTGCCAGTGGTGTGGTCATTGCTTCGCAACACCTTTTCGCCCCCCGGCGATGTCGCTGAGCTACAAATACTGAGGGCATTGTTGGTCTCTGACGTAGCTAGTTTGAGACCAACTGGACAGATCCGACGTGCCGCCCGTTCAGCGGACGCAGCAGCAGATACTGTTGCTGCAAGCCTAACAGATGACCGAACGGCTGAAATCTCCAATGCCGTCGCACATGCCGCAAATGCTGCGGTGCAAGTCACCGGCCATGTGGCAAATGCAGCTGCCAATGCGGCCGGGCGAGTCGCCTACTCTACCTCTCCAGAGGAAGTTTGGAATGCAGTCCGATGGGACTGTGCAAATCTCGTTGAAAGTGGCTTTGACAAACCTTGGCCGCTTTGGCCGCAGAACAAGGGGCCCTTTTACAGAGAGTGGCGCCAATTGCGGCTCGTACTATCCGCATCTGGGAGTCGTCAACAAGTCGAAGACGATGCCTCCCGTATACCGCAAGACTGGTCTTTTTGGGTCCGGTGGTATGATGCCGCCCTCGAGGGGCGCCCACTCAATCTCGACACGCTTGAAAAGATCGCTTTGATCCCGGCCGAGACTTGGGACAAGGGCCCGAGTGAGGTGAATTGCATCATTGCCAAGTTTCAGGAAGGCTATGACGCCGGTGCGGTAACCCCCCTTGCGAAGGCCAGTACCTTTGAATTCGCGTTCGATCCGATAAAGCACTGGATGAAGCTCATCGGCTTCGAGAGCGACCTGAAATCCATCGACAACCCGGAGAAGGTGGCCGCCTTCGAGAAGGATGTTCAGGAATTGCTGGAGCAACTCGAAGATTTCACCGACTACGCCCGCGACGCCCTCGGGGGAGGAAATCAGCGGAGTCCCGTTCTCAGTGGGGCCGAGAAACTTGCGGAGGAATTGCGTCGGGCGTGCGACCGCAAGGAAATTCGGGTCATGGCCCTCATTCAGAAGGGCGCCTATTTCAACGGTTTCGCGCAGGAGCTGGACGCAGAGCAAGTGCTTGGTCCGACGCTGGCGAGGATGCTGGAAGACGTCATCGACCATGTGCGGCGTGTCAGCGCAACGCATCTTGCTTCCGGCCTCGTGCGGCTCGGTCCGCTCAAGGAGTTGGAACTCGGTGAGCGCAGCCCGGCGGAGGTTCTCGCCCGCATCAAGGCGGCATGGAAAACCGTGGAGGGCGAGGCAGGCAGCGAGTTCGCGCGGCTGTCGCCCGAGGGCGAGGCCGCCTTCAATGCCATGCTCGACGATCTCGAAGAGTTGGAGAGCCTGATTGAGGCGGCACCGACCGAGGCCCGCGAGCAGCGGCTCCGAAAGCGGTTCGCCGAGCGGGTCGGAGCCTTCGCCAGCACGACCGGGCGCTATGTTGAGAAGGGCAAGGAGCACGCGCCGAAGGCAACGAACTGGGTGGATGGACTCATCAAGAACTATAAGCGGATGCAGAGCATGGGCGACATCATCGAATGGCTCGAGAAGATTTTCGGTGGCGGCCCACCACCAGTCTGACCGGTGCGCCACAGAGTCGGGACAAGTCCCGACCTACGAATTGCACACCCTGCACGGAATCAAGCCGTAAGGCGCCGTGCAGCGCCGACCCGCCCGTCGCACCAAAGGTGCGCCTTTTTTAAAGGGCTCGCCGTAGGCGAGACGGCGGCGCTTTGGTGAGGTTGGGGCTTACTTCGGATCGAAGATGACCACTGCACAATAAAATACTCCGAACCAGCGTTGCATGCGCCACCGCGCGGGTCGGCGCTGTACGGCTTGCGTCTGCCACCCCGCCCGGCAATAACGCCTCCCATGACAGAGCTTCCCGAAGTGCGTGGCGCGCTGACGCCGAACCGTCCTCTCAATGATCTTACATGGCTGCGCGTGGGCGGGCCGGCGGATTGGTTGTTTCAGCCCGCCGATCTGGAGGATTTGCAGGCCTTTCTGATGGCGCTGGACCCGGCGATCCCGGTGTTCCCGATGGGCGTTGGCTCCAACCTGATCGTGCGGGATGGCGGCATACGGGCGGTGGTGATCCGCCTCGGGCGGGGCTTCAATGGGATCGAGATCGAAGGGCGCCGGGTGACGGCGGGGGCTGCGGCGCTGGATGCGCATGTGGCGCGCAAGGCGGCGCAGGCGGGGGTGGACCTGACCTTTCTGCGCACCATCCCCGGGGCAATCGGCGGGGCGGTGCGCATGAACGCGGGCTGTTATGGCTCTTACGTGGCCGACCACCTGCAGGAGGTGACGGTGGTGCTGCGCGACGGCACGCTGGCCACGCTCTCGCCGCAGGATCTGAACCTTCAGTACCGCCAGTCCGACCTGCCGGAGGGTGCGGTGATCGTGCAGGCGACCTTCGAGGGCTCCGAGCGCGACCCGGCCGCGCTGGAGACGCTGATGGAGGAGCAACTGGCCAAGCGCGACGCCTCCCAGCCGACAAAGGACCGGACGGCGGGCAGCACTTTTCGCAATCCGGCTGGATTTTCGTCCACCGGCAAGGCGGATGACACCCATGAGCTGAAGGCGTGGAAGCTGATCGACGACGCAGGCATGCGCGGC includes the following:
- a CDS encoding UDP-N-acetylglucosamine--N-acetylmuramyl-(pentapeptide) pyrophosphoryl-undecaprenol N-acetylglucosamine transferase encodes the protein MTQPLLIIAAGGTGGHMFPAQALAEAMLARGWRVKLSTDARGARYTGAFPEAVEIEVRASATFARGGALAKLAVPFRIAGGTISSVIRMLRDKPAVVVGFGGYPSIPALAAATILKRPRAIHEQNGVLGRVNEIFAKRVHAIACGTWPTELPEGVQGHDIGNPVRAAILARAGAPYIPPGDYPLSLLVMGGSQGARILSDVVPAAIAALPEQYRQHIRVSHQARPEDEARVVSFYEQAGIDATVQPFFADVPERMAEAQLVITRAGASTVADLSVIGRPSILVPLAAAIRDEQTANARGLVDAGAAILVPEKRLDPESLAEQIQTILDFPEGATQMAHAALATGKPDATQRLVELVEGLAGNEMAAKSTGENFGEQ
- the murC gene encoding UDP-N-acetylmuramate--L-alanine ligase codes for the protein MQGVTKLPTQLGAIHFVGIGGIGMSGIAEVLLNFGYQVQGSDLKKSKITERLERLGAKVFEGQAAENLESAEVIVISSAIKPGNPELDAARAKGLPVVRRAEMLAELMRLKSNIAVAGTHGKTTTTTLVAELLEKGGIDPTVINGGIIHAYGSNARMGQGEWMVVEADESDGTFNRLPATIAIVTNIDPEHMEHWGTEEALHQGFLDFVSNIPFYGLAVCCTDDADVQALVGRVTDRRVVTYGFNAQADVRAVNLTYKAGVAHFDVRLQTEDMVIEGCTLPMPGDHNVSNALSAVAVARHLGMKAEEIKAALAGFGGVNRRFTRVGEVNGVTVIDDYGHHPVEIAAVLKAARQATEGRVIAVHQPHRYSRLSNLFDDFCACFNEADVVAIAEVYAAGEDPIPGASRDDLVAGLIAHGHRHARAILSEDDLVRLVREQAGEGDMVVCLGAGTISAWANNLPERLKG
- a CDS encoding APC family permease codes for the protein MTEAGLKRRIGPGLMTAYGVGVMVGAGIYVLIGAVAGLAGSYAPLAFLLAGLVAAPSALTYAELSARIPEAAGEAAYVAQAFGTTLLPVAIGLAIVLAGTVSGAAVLRGGVGYLTALVSVTPVWAIVAIGAALTLVAIAGVLESLALAALFTVVEVIGLVLVSSAGLMAEPVAVAVPEVAPGAMAVLAATALAFFAFIGFEDVVNMAEEAREPERTMPRAIIASLLITAVLYALVSFAALRAVPAADLAASERPLALVWERATGQGAGFLAAIAVLAALNGVLAQLVMAARVLFGLGRRSRAFAPFTHAHPRFGTPVLASLTCGAALIGAALALPVAQLAEIASMVLLAVFAAVNTSLIALKLHSPQAPFRVPMVVPVVGLVAALAALGLSLAERIAP
- a CDS encoding DUF2484 family protein → MSLLLIAALLWIFAATATAFLPMRYQLVPGLALIVGAVVLIGLFFAEFGPLPGVLALAVFLSFFRRPLGHLIRKLTGKARA
- a CDS encoding DUF2484 family protein; protein product: MTPSLICFFAWALTANLAAMIPSKDNHWTRAYVLIAVGIPLLGWVTYQNGPLIGLICMAAGASVLRWPVVYLWRWLKGDRKADG
- the murB gene encoding UDP-N-acetylmuramate dehydrogenase translates to MTELPEVRGALTPNRPLNDLTWLRVGGPADWLFQPADLEDLQAFLMALDPAIPVFPMGVGSNLIVRDGGIRAVVIRLGRGFNGIEIEGRRVTAGAAALDAHVARKAAQAGVDLTFLRTIPGAIGGAVRMNAGCYGSYVADHLQEVTVVLRDGTLATLSPQDLNLQYRQSDLPEGAVIVQATFEGSERDPAALETLMEEQLAKRDASQPTKDRTAGSTFRNPAGFSSTGKADDTHELKAWKLIDDAGMRGAKLGGAVMSEKHSNFLTNAENASAADLENLGERIRKKVYETSGVTLQWEIMRVGEPAPEKAGG